GCCCGGCCACGCGCAGATAGTAGTACGCGGAGATCACCGCGTTGATGAGCGCAATCGCGGCGAGCCACGCATACCCCCCCACGACCGCCGCCGAGAAGACGTACAACTTCGCCAGGAAGCCGGCGGTGAGGGGGATGCCCGCCAGCGCCAGCAGGAACAGCGCCATGGCCAGAGCCAGCCCGGGCTTGCGCCGTATCAGCCCCGCGTAGTCGTCTATGTCCTCGTTGAGCGCCCCCTTGCGCCCCATCGCCAGGATGACCGCGAAGGCGCCCACGTTCATCAGCGTGTAGCATAGCAGGTAGAAGAAGACGCTGGCGTACCCCGCGCGGCCCGCCACGGCCAGGCCGATGGCAATGTATCCGGCGTGGGCGATGGACGAGTAGGCCAACATACGCTTCACGCTGCGTTGCCCCAGCGCCGCCATGTTGCCCCACGACATGGTGAGCACGGCGATGGCCGCCAGCGCCCAGCCCCACTCCGTCCGCCAGTAGGGGAACGCCGTCTCCATGATTCGCACCAGCGCCACGAACCCCGCCGCCTTCGCGCCCACGGACATGAACGCCGTTACCAGCGACGGGGCGCCCTCGTATACATCGGGCGTCCACATCTGGAAGGGAACCAGCGCCACCTTGAAGGCGAACCCCACCAGCACGAAGACCAGGCCGGCGGCCAGGAGTGGCGCGTCTTTCAGCGCGGCGAACGATGCGCCCTGCGCCCCGATCTCGGCCAGCGAGAACGTGCCGGTGGCCCCGTAGATCATGGCGATGCCGAACAGCAGGAACGCCGACGCGAACCCGCCCAGGACGAAATACTTCATGCCCGCTTCCAGCGAGCGCCACTCATCCCGCTCCGACGCTGTCAGCACGTACAGCGATATGGAGAGAATCTCCAGGGCCAGGAACACCGCCACCAGGTTGACCGCCGACCCTAGGAGCATCATGCCGAGGGTCGCGATGAGGACGAGGACGAAGACCTCGGCGGGCAAGTCAAACCGCCGCACGGCTTCCAGCCCCATGAGGATGGCGAGACCTGCCGCCAGTAGGAACAGCAGGTTGGCGAAGAGGCCGTAGCCGTCCGCCGCCACCATGCCCTGGAAGGTAGGCGCTGTGTCGCCCCAATAGTACAGTGAGGCCGCCCCCGCCAGCACCACGCCGAGCAGCGCCAGCCCGCCCACCAACGTCGCGCTCCGCTTTCCGCTCAGCGCGTGGATGAGCAAGACGATGAGCACAAACGCCAGGACAATCGCTTCCGGAGCGAGAACCTGAAGATCAATCGCCATGAACGTCTTCCTCCGCAAAAAACATCGGCAGGATTCGGGAAACGCGCCGACTCCCAAAGTTCAAAGTGTTGCGGTTAGCGCGAGGCCACCGCTCTGACCACCGCCTCCACTGCCGGAACGATGATGCGGTACAGCAAATTGGGCTGGACGCCGAACACGAGCGCCAGCAGCAGCAGCGGCGCAACGGTAACCTTCTCCAGCCCCGTCAAGTCGGCCAGTGGCCCGGGCTTGGCCGTGCCCTGCATCACACGCTGGAACAGCGTCAGCATGTACCACGCGCCGAAGATCATGCCCAGCGCGCCCAGCACGGCCAGCGCCTTCTGCGCCTTGAACACCCCCAGCAGGAGCACGAACTCGCCCGCGAAGGCGTTCAGTCCAGGCAGCCCCACCGACGCCAGCACCGCAATCAGCAGGAAGAAGCCCATCACCGGCGCGGCTTTCCACACCCCGCCGAACGCCGCAATGTCGCGAGTGCCCTTGCGGGCTTCCAGCGCGCCCAGCAGCGCGAACAGCGCCGCGATGTAGATGCCGTGGCTCACCGACTGGAACACCGCGCCCGACATGGACTGCGCGTTCACCGCGAACAGCCCCAGCACGATGAGCGACACGTGGGCCAGGCTGGAATAGGCGACCAGTCGCTTGAGATCTGTCTGCACCAGCGCGATGAGCGACCCGTACAGGACGCCGACCACCGCCAGAATCTGGATGGTAGGCCCGAAGTACACCGCCGCGTCGCGGAACAGCGGAATCGCGAAGCGGATGAACCCGTACACGCCCATCTTGCCCAGGATGCCCGCCAGGAGAATCGTTACGGGCG
The sequence above is drawn from the Chloroflexota bacterium genome and encodes:
- a CDS encoding NADH-quinone oxidoreductase subunit N encodes the protein MAIDLQVLAPEAIVLAFVLIVLLIHALSGKRSATLVGGLALLGVVLAGAASLYYWGDTAPTFQGMVAADGYGLFANLLFLLAAGLAILMGLEAVRRFDLPAEVFVLVLIATLGMMLLGSAVNLVAVFLALEILSISLYVLTASERDEWRSLEAGMKYFVLGGFASAFLLFGIAMIYGATGTFSLAEIGAQGASFAALKDAPLLAAGLVFVLVGFAFKVALVPFQMWTPDVYEGAPSLVTAFMSVGAKAAGFVALVRIMETAFPYWRTEWGWALAAIAVLTMSWGNMAALGQRSVKRMLAYSSIAHAGYIAIGLAVAGRAGYASVFFYLLCYTLMNVGAFAVILAMGRKGALNEDIDDYAGLIRRKPGLALAMALFLLALAGIPLTAGFLAKLYVFSAAVVGGYAWLAAIALINAVISAYYYLRVAGRMFFGEAPADASPVHVSAPLGVTLVLTALLTVALGVYPAPILNLIQAAIRPIVGF
- a CDS encoding NADH-quinone oxidoreductase subunit M, with the protein product MGFPLLTLVVWLPLLGAVLVYGFRREQVKAVKAWALAFTGLTFVGTLLLWVFFRSGEAGYQFVDRAAWIPQFGLEYALGVDGISLFLVILAALLFVVAVLTSWRLVPAEGLRGYFALLLFMETGVLGVFTALDMVLFYVFWEVMLVPAYFLIGRWGGEKRVRAATKFFIYTMAGSALMLVAILALGYVGYSASGAWTFNVAELAGLRIPWYTQLALFGAFALAFAVKAPIVPFHTWLPDAYVEAPTPVTILLAGILGKMGVYGFIRFAIPLFRDAAVYFGPTIQILAVVGVLYGSLIALVQTDLKRLVAYSSLAHVSLIVLGLFAVNAQSMSGAVFQSVSHGIYIAALFALLGALEARKGTRDIAAFGGVWKAAPVMGFFLLIAVLASVGLPGLNAFAGEFVLLLGVFKAQKALAVLGALGMIFGAWYMLTLFQRVMQGTAKPGPLADLTGLEKVTVAPLLLLALVFGVQPNLLYRIIVPAVEAVVRAVASR